cgtccgcgccgcctagctgacaagccaggcagtagtcggccagccaaagttcgggattggtctcgccattgtacttcatgaggttggctggttgtcgaaaccgggccaggaaatgagcagcgcggatagctctgctaaagactcgagggccaggtagctcaggagaaggactgcggtcctccccactatcgtagcggccacctcagtgtggatggtagccttgggcgggcccctcattgtcgtggcgccgtcgcctgctgaccacatcgtggtcgccttgcgcctcgtgTCGGTCACCGAGGCGATCATGCACCGAGGGGACCCTGTTGGCCGTTggtgcccgagcgggctcgggacgaaccgaggcctccctatcctaccgaggtgGTGCCATGGGAAGTTCTGAGGCACCTCCACGCCGTCGagaggcagaactctcggcctgctgcaccgcggcagtctcaaggaggtctcggagctcgccATGGGCTCattgcccctccgtggtagagggctcgagcATCGTTCGGAGCAGCATCACCgctgccgcgacgttctggctagcgcgatggaagatagggggttcatcgtccccttcgtcgttgttgatgcggcggtggacgtcgtgggccctccgccgggctgctccgccatcaccgcgaccccgctgctcctgctcgagagtgtctcagagctgctgtagaaggagtcggtcttgttcgaccttggcctgaagctcacggagctgctccaggtccgggcgtcgaagttgctcgggggcaaggttctcgttccgcgctgccCGGGGCTCGACGTGTGGAGGTGCGGCGCCGCCTACCCCTTCGGGGGGCGGGGGAGCGAGAtcctgccccttcgtcctcatcgcccatgcttggcatcccaagttcgacgtggaagcactcacgagtggggttgtaagtgccttcgtcatcagagtcggagtagccgaagcagtagtcgctcgcgactaggaagcggcgcatggcttcagggtcatggAGCCCGAAGAAGTCCGCTTTGGCCCACACCTCATCCTCattcgaggagtcagcgtgggtgtgggtcgaagtCATGGCgtcgaagtcgagggcgaagcgttggtggcgtcctgagggctccgcgtgagcgAAAGCATAGGcagaagcataggtggcggcgacatttctcaacccgaaggggtacggggatggtgccattgtCGGACCTTACTCTGccggagtcgactcctcaggaggtggcggggcagagcttgatgatggggcatcgctgcgcgccaccggcgcctttcccttgtctaggctcaggctagacagatccccaaccagggaccctgtgccaacagctaggcatgggataccggtggagTGCGGCGTGCCGCCCTGAGCTTGCGCGGGGTCGGGGTGGTCCCGCTCACGTTGCGCCTGGCGAGCGTGACAAGAGCGGCGGCCCGAGCACCGTCtgtgcctgggctgccggtgcgtgacgtCGTCGACGGTTGGTGGGACTCtaggtgagaggagtaccatatcatactcatgtcctagagacatgaactctaggctcccgaaccagattatCACGCcaagacgcagtggtcgcacggggtctgccatccggaacttgtcggGATGACAAAGATGACACGCAGtagatcccctacctggcgcgccaactgtcggtgttttagaccggcgggccctcaaccaactagtgaaaatgtactgcgtgcccctaatcctggatggtgatgcaaagagacacaaggtttatactggttcaggcaataggtgccctacgtccagtctaagagatcgatcttgtattccttgcaccgaggtgcttgtagtaggggtttacaagcaaggcgagagagggaactagccccaggtctctgcgtggaacggcgtgggttgcttgagatgttgatctctcgcGGTGAGGAAGTgaatgtgtgtgtgtgcgtgttcgtctatctcgtaTGTCCTCGTCTGTCTGTGCGTGTCTGCCTCCTTAGAAATGGCCCCGATCTCTCCCtattatagttgaaggggggataggGGTAATACATGTGTTTGCTACGCGGCGTCCTATGAGCGGAGGTGGCGtttctgagccctgtagcttgtcactgtggcggcatggtcgacggagcggtcctgtccttgatgcactggtgcaacgcgccggtcacacccgagcctgtgcgacgtgggagctctagtgatagcttgacgcggGGTATGGCGGACgatgtgccggtcgctgtgtgttgataGTGTaaaaagccgaggctcagttggtgctgaggccgagccatcgtggggggctcggcgggcgcgaatcccaaggctgccgagaccctgaagtagattgccgaggcccggagggagcagttggtcctacacactgattccgaggctacaggtacccggacttgactccccacgccgcgttgttcctagagcaggggttaagtagcacagtgcagtgcgagcgtcagtcgtgggcacagtaccgagtacagcggccggtaacccctgccccgtcccatcccggacggcatggtgttgatgcgacttcctatctcgtcggccactccgttgtgtcgagccgtcgtccggctgacgtcgtgggagtggttggtcatgtttaattggacgtgacgttctgtcagggagatcgatcgaggcggaggcgacggggctgtcgccgagccggcctcgagcgagacggagaatcggttccccgtccgaggccttacctacggggcctcgagcgagattgAGAATCGGttactcgtccgaggccttatgtgagaggcctcgagcgaggcggagaatcggtaccccgtccgaggcctttcgtgtgaggcctcgagcgaggtggagaatcggttactcgtccgaggccttacgtgcgaggcctcgagcgagacggagaatcggtaccccgtccgaggcctttcgtgcgaggcctcgagcgaggcggagaatcgattgcctcggacaaggtgggggggttagccagtagttgtctcttggctttgatttttgatagggtctaagcgattttttcggttttgGCTTAGGggaccctttttatggtacccgacagaggGGAAAATAGGATGGAGCTCGGAGATAATTTTGTTTTCTTATTCTTCGGATAAACTTCAGCAAGTTTATTGCGCTCTCTCCTAGTGCATATACGTAGCTGAAATTTGTTATTTtcgtaatattttttataaaatgaGTTTGAATCTCAAATTGGCGGCAATATATATCGACAGGTGCATTATGGATGCGCATCGTTTtagattttttgaaaaaaattcagacgtatgtttgcaagtgtgtttatctagatgttgcatgtgtttcacacatatattgcatgtgttttatttggatgttacatatattttgcaatggctTTTTTCAAGCGTTTTTAAGTGTTTTtataagtgtttcagacgtatgttgcaagtgtttcaactgtttcgaacatatgttgcaaatgttttatttggatgtttcaaaagtagatcaggtgttgcatctTTCTCCTCGCCTTCTGTTGCTTCGCCTCGGTGTCTCATcctcttctcgatgctggtgatgttcgaATGGCATGGGCTCGCGTGGGGACGAGCAACGTGGGTGGGGCGAATCGTTCGAGCAGCGTGGAATCCGAGCGGGCGGGGCGTGCGGCACGGAACAGGCGCGGGGAGCTGCGTTCGGATGCGGGCCTAGGGCTGAACGTCCAGGCGCCTGACCGTTAGGATAAACTTCAGCAAGTTTATTGCTCTATCTCCTGGTGCATATATACAGCTGAAATTTGTTATTTTCAtaatgttttttttataaaatgagTTTGAATCTCAAATTTGGCGGCAATATATATCTATAGGTGCATTATGGATGTGCATCGTTTTAGATTTTTTGAAAACTCCTAACTATGTTTTTCTAGGGGGGTCTTCACGATTCCACCGAGAAAGTAGTTTGAGCAAATATTTTCCCTTTCATATGTTGTGTTGCAAGAAGAATTTTCCTGTTCTCTTTTCATTGGCCCTCCCTCCTTCCATGCATCCAAGGGATCTTGGATCCCAAATACGTAAAAATTATAGATTGCATCAACGGTCATTGATTGGCCTAGTTTGCACCGGTGGTCATTGATTGGCATCTCTACACTCTACGGGCATGTTTGGTTTGATGCTTCCAAAAACTTACTGGCCTAGGCATGGCTGGAGGCGTCTGATTTTGGATGCCTAAGGCCAGGATTGCTTGCCAACCTAAACTCGCCCTACGTATTTGAATGACGACCTGGCTGGCAGCTCCCTGCCAGGCAAAACATCCTGACCATAGTCATAGGAATCGGACGTCTGGTGGCCTTGCGTGAGCCAGACAAAAATCCCACGCTTGTTTAGTTTTTGGCCGGACCTCATGTAATCTTTTGTACTCCTGTGCTTATATGAGAATACATAAATCCTCCTAGGTCGATGCAAACTTGCGCTAGTTCCCAACGAAGGGTTAGAAACGCCTTTAAGTTTgaatttagcaaaaaaaaaaaaaggatagaTTTCGAACGTAGCCACTCGAAATTCAGTTCATTTGCTGGGACGCTTTGCATGTTGGGTGAGGTAGCACAATCCCCCAACTGCTCACCCAGTCAACGGTTGCCACCAAAAAAAAACCTGGACAGAAACGCCCTCCGGCTCACTGGCCGCGTTCATGCATTTTGTTCGTGCTGAAACTGAAGCGCATGCAGATTCTGCAGGCTGTGCAGCGCATCGCCGGCCGGACGGTCAGAAAAGGCAATGTGGTCATCACTTATCAAGAATTCAAGATCTGCTAGTACACCTTTTGACAGAAAGAGAATAGCAAACCCCACAAAACTTTTCATGTGCATGACTGAACAAAGATGCTACAAGTACCATTTGGTCATGCCGGAGATGGTGTAATACAGCATCAGGTTGCAAACCTTCAATACTGAAAATGTAATTGTagagggtatatatatatatataaagatccAAACCAGTCACAGCTGGATATTAGGGCAGTTTAGTTCAGGACAAATAAAGGAACTacattatgttttttttttttttcttcaacaaGGAAAAAAACTGAAGCAGCAGCACTCTCCCATGTAGAAACTCATCGCCAACCTAAGTTCAGGTTAACAATCTCGCCACTGTTTATCCAACCTAAACGTCAATTCTCACAGCCTACCAAATCCCAAATTACAGCAACTTTCAGCACATATGTATGTATGGTAACAACGAACGAACAAACAAACAGATTCTTGAAGAACAGAGCATAATCTAGAAGCATCGGTGAGAGGATGAGCTGCTGAGGCAGAGCAGCCAGCTACGCTGTTGAGTATATATGACACTCAAACCCTTTAACTCTGATGATGGCCTCTTCCCTGGCGGCGGAGCAACCTTTGTTCTAACTACGAGATCGCGAGCCAGGTCGACGACGGTCCGTTTTTAAGAAGACGCAGACTTTGGCCGCCCATAGCTTATCACCATCACATAATCTCCCCCAGAGGAGCCTATCACCGTGTGCAGTGGGCGTGCCGGGCCAACCCTTAGCCACCGCTCCACCAAGTTGCGCACAGGTTGCCCGAGGTTCACTGTCTGCCCACAGCACCTTATTTCAACCTGTATAAACAGAACTGTTCAGACAAATTGTAACGCTAAAAGAAATATTAAAACTGAAAGGTGCCTAAAACAGTGGGGACATAGGACTTTCTGCGCAAGAAATGCACATCCTAACTGCAACGGAGAGAACAGTCGGACTATCTCTGCCAGTGCCATGGCATTGCTCCCATACAAGGTGATAAGAAACGCTAAGATCAGACGTGTAATTTCACCTCTATTTCTAAGATGAGATGTAATCAATTCTGGAACATGCCAACATGTACCGGTGCTAACAATTATCTAAGAAGCATCTTTAGCTACAAACTCTATGGACTGCTTAGATAATTCAGGACCGCGTTAAGAAAAATAAGCACAGAATAAAATAGTCACTACAAAACATAGAATGGTAGGAATCTTACCTCAGATTCGCTTAGAAGGCTGAGCTTCTGCATAATGTACCTTTGGATGGATGATGCGGGTAAGCTCCCATCCCTGTCACTTGGCAATGTATTAGCCACATTTGACATAACTTAAAGATTCTTTAGTTAAATAAAACAAATAGCTAGCGACATTGTGGTCACAATCAAATTATGATATGTTTCTAGATTATTACTGAGGATCACACGTGCTCAGCTGAGCTAACTAATGTGCTTGCATATAATGCATTGTGGAGTGAGAGCAGTTAAGAAGCCCCTGACTAACAGACTAACCGCCCTATTTGATTCCAGGgaccaaaaaaatatgaaactgaTAGCtaaattgaaaataaaaaaaaatgtagTCTTATGCATCACACAGGTTACAGTTTCGAGGTTACTAGCATTATGTATTTAAGTTAGGCTGAGACATGCATTTGTGGGTGACACCATCAGCTATGACCAATGAAAAACATAGTAGTATTCATTTCTAAGTTCTTACAGAAGTTCTAGTTTCTTTTTCCCTGCTTCATGCTTctcttttatttatatatagagAAGTTTGTTCTGCaactggccatagaataacttgttctatggccactttgagttacgataatgaTTCAATGCCAAGAACTTCAATTCTGGATGCAGGTTTCAAAATTATTAATATCAAAATCAGAACCACTAGTGCATCAGTAGCAGAACAAAGTAATATGAGCTCACTTTATTCTCAAATAGTGGGCAGGTATCTGAGGCAAAGGAGGGTTGCCTTTCCTGGAAACAATTATGTAACAGAAGATCAGGGATGGATTACATCTAATATATTGCTTCGACTAAAGTATGACAGCTGATACTATGATACGACTTACTGGTCAAACGAGGCAATCAATGAAAACCATATTGGGCTCAATGCCTTCCTGGCCTGGATAGCTGTAGCAGTGGAAGCTGCATTTGTTTCAGGTAGGGGGCCTTTCCTCTTCCGGGCAGGCCGCCCTCTCTTTCTAAGCAGCACTATTGGCTCAGGATCGTCGCTTTTGTCATCTTCAGCTTTGGACTTCTGAAGAGGCTCCCTAGCCTCTGTTCTGCTAGAATGTTCGCTACTGGGAGATTCTCTGGGCTTATTTCCCTTCAAAGCTGGACTTTGTGCACTTGTCGGAGTCTTTGTTTTGCCTGCAGCCTCTACAAGACAATTCAAAGGTTTCCAGAGCTCAGACTTATCCAAGTCCTTATTATCACCTGCTTTATCTTTAACAGAGGGATGACTTGATGTGTCCCCATTCGACAATAACTGCAAATGTTAGCGTCAAATTCGTCATTCTTCCATTGTTCCATTCTGATACACATTCATGCATACTCCAAAGATACATAACAGGTATGATATAATTAGAATGCTCGAGTGTTTGATTACCTGTCTTCTTGTTTGAGGTATTTTGCTCAAGCTATCTAGCAAGCTTGAATTATCAGTTTGCTTATTCGAGTTATCATTATCCTTTTTTAAAGGATCCACAATGATAGGACCAAGGCCACGTAATGCGGCAGCCTTCCTGGTAACCGCTCTTGTTCGCCTCCTTGTCGAAGCTGCTAGGGCTACCCTAGGTGTATTGACCACCAATGATGAGATAGACCTCTCTTTAACTTTAACAGGTAGCGTAATGGGAGATTCGGCTTCTTCAGCGTTAACCTTCTTCCTTTTgaatggaaaaacttttgacCTCACATCTTGTATATTGTGATCAGCTCTGAAATCAATACATCAAAAAGTTAGAATAAGAGGGCAAAAGATAGAAGCTAACAGGTAAAACTGCATCCACTGAAATTCTTCCCTAAATCAGAAGAGTAGCATGATGAAGAAAGGGAAACTATCTTGATCAAATAGCCAATAGAAACATTCAACTGGGTTTCAGAAGACAAGCATTCCTTTGACCTAATAACACACAGTGAAGTCTCATAAATAGAAACCTACACTTTGTTAAgaacaaatggatgtgaagacgcCCAGAAAACACAGCGGTGTAA
The sequence above is drawn from the Miscanthus floridulus cultivar M001 chromosome 15, ASM1932011v1, whole genome shotgun sequence genome and encodes:
- the LOC136509155 gene encoding E3 ubiquitin protein ligase DRIP2-like isoform X1, translated to MQTTGPASPDKPPAVELEAKVKVEEGAQEKEEDEAAAKVGGEDEEEEEGEGEQEGRGGKRQRRGRGGAAGDSAVAMVKRDLLVRCLTCPLCDRLLRKATTISECLHTFCRKCIYNKLNDEDLDHCPVCNIDLGCTPVDKLRADHNIQDVRSKVFPFKRKKVNAEEAESPITLPVKVKERSISSLVVNTPRVALAASTRRRTRAVTRKAAALRGLGPIIVDPLKKDNDNSNKQTDNSSLLDSLSKIPQTRRQLLSNGDTSSHPSVKDKAGDNKDLDKSELWKPLNCLVEAAGKTKTPTSAQSPALKGNKPRESPSSEHSSRTEAREPLQKSKAEDDKSDDPEPIVLLRKRGRPARKRKGPLPETNAASTATAIQARKALSPIWFSLIASFDQKGNPPLPQIPAHYLRINDRDGSLPASSIQRYIMQKLSLLSESEVEIRCCGQTVNLGQPVRNLVERWLRVGPARPLHTVIGSSGGDYVMVISYGRPKSASS
- the LOC136509155 gene encoding E3 ubiquitin protein ligase DRIP2-like isoform X2, translated to MQTTGPASPDKPPAVELEAKVKVEEGAQEKEEDEAAAKVGGEDEEEEEGEGEQEGRGGKRQRRGRGGAAGDSAVAMVKRDLLVRCLTCPLCDRLLRKATTISECLHTFCRKCIYNKLNDEDLDHCPVCNIDLGCTPVDKLRADHNIQDVRSKVFPFKRKKVNAEEAESPITLPVKVKERSISSLVVNTPRVALAASTRRRTRAVTRKAAALRGLGPIIVDPLKKDNDNSNKQTDNSSLLDSLSKIPQTRRQLLSNGDTSSHPSVKDKAGDNKDLDKSELWKPLNCLVEAAGKTKTPTSAQSPALKGNKPRESPSSEHSSRTEAREPLQKSKAEDDKSDDPEPIVLLRKRGRPARKRKGPLPETNAASTATAIQARKALSPIWFSLIASFDQKGNPPLPQIPAHYLRIKDGSLPASSIQRYIMQKLSLLSESEVEIRCCGQTVNLGQPVRNLVERWLRVGPARPLHTVIGSSGGDYVMVISYGRPKSASS